From the genome of Penaeus monodon isolate SGIC_2016 chromosome 16, NSTDA_Pmon_1, whole genome shotgun sequence, one region includes:
- the LOC119582673 gene encoding uncharacterized protein LOC119582673, whose translation MKYKVKVFFLIGWLLAQIHGHETSAREPVRYTKSLSENKSLAQHNSTMSEHPQNLNTPTPVLSDIQIVPGVERMPHDEYSNHHDTHLPTPRSIDDTVNIMDFLPSRRINNRGPIEDEPINTNAAIADQFESSRAFDQPNDPEHTFNSHEMNVNSSESSRDFDQPRHSEDSPKSHDGNEPSRTYDYASHSDYTPPTHDMHVELSESTKPSDQTNDSGNTPSPHKIHDESSLQPSDQTSYSGYTSYPHDEHVALSESLRPDQFNHSSHTTNSPEIHNASSFISEENPFTTERIEISKVYEEESNANEKLGENPIIPSVTSNGSNLQNNAGVNESYQEDPEDRRPFERDTPDYKESIFTDPEDIHENHEIPESATSRSSGKRNLCLVCFCDTENKKVYCKHEHIYGGGSHHLTLKKELIPENATFLHLEGFDTVTIPQDTFASQHLELHKIVFEDIMKINLSKGSLAFSPKARENHEVAIVFKKCKIEELPTEVFTQHARSETQASDKQLEETRFLSLHIENCDISTIRYHALYRARIFHFNMIHTKVTTMEEESIHLDIYENWLVEYSELPLLPTRSICVRAQGPVVFSKNILWGLKSKAIEIDSSNQVLFKYNEVKHLGPEALLAIQPNAAAVSANIVFLNNTVVKADNQSLLISNRYPVHERRVLENRFNFVCDCEIGLQFQGLMGITENSNHFENATYKAVLEESLCRKYEDLILYINIDKYLKDNCFPVPLPIVISSTIVAVAVIVTIVVCIVCSKRAARAKEEAYLGESCFSNSFSTLHSNHHPQATSYGSDCHSWERCNNLQPWVMAVPEVKTYQETEVHVLYEHTEPMNVSIRGSCHDPKVDLQRQVQVRASCPFN comes from the exons ATGAAGTACAAAGTGAAAGTGTTCTTTCTCATAGGCTGGTTGTTGGCCCAGATCCATGGGCACGAAACCTCTGCAAGAGAGCCAGTCAGATATACAAAAAGTTTAAGTGAAAACAAGTCTCTTGCCCAACATAACTCTACAATGTCAGAACATCCACAAAACCTCAACACACCTACACCAGTGCTAAGTGACATCCAGATAGTCCCTGGTGTTGAAAGAATGCCTCACGATGAATATTCCAACCATCATGACACTCATTTACCAACTCCTAGAAGTATAGATGATACAGTAAACATCATGGATTTTCTACCTTCTCGAAGGATAAACAACAGAGGCCCAATAGAGGATGAACCCATAAACACTAATGCCGCAATTGCTGACCAATTTGAGTCTTCTAGAGCCTTTGACCAGCCCAATGACCCTGAGCACACATTCAACTCCCATGAAATGAATGTAAATTCATCTGAGTCTTCAAGAGATTTTGACCAACCTAGACATTCAGAAGACTCCCCTAAATCACATGACGGAAATGAACCTTCAAGGACCTATGACTATGCCAGTCATTCAGATTATACACCACCAACACATGACATGCATGTAGAGTTATCTGAGTCTACCAAACCCTCTGACCAAACTAATGACTCAGGAAATACACCCAGTCCACATAAGATACATGATGAAAGTTCCTTACAACCCTCTGACCAAACCAGTTACTCCGGTTATACATCTTATCCACATGATGAGCATGTAGCCTTATCAGAGTCTTTAAGACCTGACCAATTCAACCACTCGAGTCACACAACCAACTCACCTGAGATACACAATGCAAGTTCCTTTATCTCAGAAGAAAATCCTTTCACTACAGAGAGGATAGAGATCTCCAAAGTATATGAAGAAGAATCTAATGCAAATGAAAAGCTTGGTGAAAACCCTATCATACCTTCAGTAACATCTAATGGTTCCAACCTACAAAACAATGCAGGGGTCAATGAATCATACCAAGAAGATCCAGAAGACAGAAGGCCTTTTGAGAGGGATACTCCAGACTACAAAGAATCTATCTTTACTGATCCTGAAG ATATCCATGAAAACCATGAGATACCAGAAAGTGCAACATCTAGATCCTCAGGAAAAAGAAATCTCTGTTTAGTCTGCTTTTGtgacacagaaaacaaaaaagtttacTGCAAGCACGAGCACATTTATggt GGAGGATCACACCATCTGACTCTCAAGAAAGAGCTTATCCCTGAAAATGCTACTTTCCTACACCTTGAAGGATTTGACACGGTAACAATACCTCAAGACACATTTGCGAGCCAACACCTCGAACTCCATAAAATAGTATTTGAGGACATCATGAAGATCAACCTCAGCAAAGGGTCACTTGCCTTCAGTCCAAAAGCAAG GGAAAACCATGAGGTAGCTATCGTTTTTAAAAAGTGCAAAATTGAGGAGCTACCTACAGAAGTCTTTACGCAACATGCTAGAAGTGAGACTCAAGCCAGTGACAAACAACTTGAAGAAACAAGATTCCTTTCTCTTCATATTGAAAa cTGTGACATTTCCACAATCCGCTACCATGCACTGTATAGAGCAAGAATATTTCACTTCAACATGATCCATACTAAG GTTACCACGATGGAGGAGGAAAGTATCCACCTAGACATTTACGAAAACTGGCTGGTTGAGTACAGTGAGCTGCCGCTCCTACCGACACGCTCTATCTGTGTGCGTGCTCAGGGTCCTGTGGTTTTCTCCAAAAACATTTTGTGGGGGTTGAAAAGCAAGGCAATAGAGATTGACTCTTCAAATcag GTGTTATTTAAATACAACGAAGTGAAACACCTGGGCCCTGAGGCATTACTCGCCATACAGCCAAATGCAGCAGCTGTCAGTGCCAACATCGTCTTTCTCAACAACACGGTTGTGAAGGCAGATAATCAATCACTTTTGATCAGCAACCGGTACCCAGTCCATGAGCGCAGAGTGCTGGAAAACAGGTTCAattttgtgtgtgactgtgagaTTGGCTTGCAGTTTCAAGGTCTTATGGGAATAACAGAGAATAGTAACCATTTTGAAAATGCAACTTATAAGGCTGTTCTTGAGGAATCTCTGTGCAGGAAATATGAAGATCTAATTCTGTACATTAACATTGACAAATACTTGAAAGACAACTGCTTTCCAGTGCCCCTGCCAATTGTCATCTCTTCCACGATTGTTGCTGTAGCTGTTATTGTCACCATTGTAGTGTGTATTGTTTGCTCAAAACGTGCAGCCCGAGCAAAAGAGGAGGCCTACCTGGGAGAAAGTTGTTTCTCCAATAGCTTCTCCACTCTGCACTCAAACCACCACCCTCAGGCAACCTCCTATGGCAGTGACTGCCACTCTTGGGAGCGCTGCAATAACCTCCAGCCATGGGTGATGGCAGTACCAGAGGTTAAGACTTATCAGGAGACAGAGGTACACGTGCTCTATGAACACACAGAGCCTATGAATGTCAGTATACGTGGGTCATGTCATGACCCTAAAGTAGACCTGCAACGTCAGGTTCAAGTGCGTGCTTCATGTCCTTTTAATTAG